Proteins encoded together in one Candidatus Baltobacteraceae bacterium window:
- a CDS encoding LuxR C-terminal-related transcriptional regulator encodes MQSTRLMRSRINDRLARATQYPIALIVAPAGFGKSVALRDFLLSTRAEVTRCDIRPENGTLLAFARRLSETLASVTPSIAAAFPEMQQRIMETGEPIERLCDWFVEHLKRTSCTIVVDDLHFADPPAIAFLVDLIDRTYERIHWIIATRSDAELPVASWLAYGRMDLGVDESVLRFTPEEALAAADEAQSGIEPDEVEALRELTEGWPVAIAIALRTHTHASDLRSAAGAYEAATREMIYRYLAEQVFAGLSEAQRNFLLATSVFSTFDVGIAQTLGGSDFIADLRRGVAFLNEISPGRYRYHDLFAAFLETELRRLGESAWAGVLCYAGQLMEERGESAAALVLYTKAGDAGSILHVIERDGFALFERGHADALAAALDAVPDAIRNANAAALGLRATLDAARGHFDSCRRGFVAAIERAQDDALRLALVHRYAIELVRHERACIELLEPYATNELVVPAMRAPLLGTLGTALARVGRVEEAIATIAQALEYVDGSTDDDTLARLYQQAAYVYRLESTHQQAQNYATLAVELALQRNLNEVAVRAYSVLYQIAYDDGDDPIECLTILDKLLECARKGGSTQALLYGLLATYAIEAERGNEAMLERLDRELQAIVGGLPRVRAEVLLPAMALRAGWERDFHRAYELLAGTTELQTNHERCAYRASELALYALAAGMRAEGEAALGEALSALALCEASTRRTLRARVMVACAELLRGHTASAHRYLSEVERALVPSMRWLRAFAHVARTLYRVALGQADRLVLAGALERLRAEQLGGIARLLEAMPFPQSSEGGYSTLTPAERDILHLLATGASTKEIAAKSGRSPRTVDTHIRSLCQKLRCSGRRAAVALATGSGWVQT; translated from the coding sequence GTGCAGTCAACGCGACTGATGCGCTCGCGCATCAACGATCGCCTGGCCCGCGCAACGCAATATCCGATCGCGCTGATCGTCGCTCCGGCGGGATTCGGTAAAAGTGTCGCGTTGCGTGACTTCTTGCTGAGCACGCGCGCCGAGGTCACTCGCTGCGACATCCGCCCCGAGAACGGAACCTTGCTCGCCTTTGCGCGTCGCCTAAGCGAAACGCTTGCGAGCGTCACCCCGAGCATCGCGGCGGCATTCCCCGAGATGCAGCAGCGCATCATGGAGACCGGCGAGCCGATCGAGCGCCTCTGCGACTGGTTCGTCGAGCATCTCAAACGCACGTCGTGCACGATCGTCGTCGACGATCTCCATTTTGCCGATCCGCCGGCGATCGCGTTTCTCGTGGACTTGATCGACCGCACCTACGAGCGCATTCATTGGATTATCGCGACGCGGTCGGACGCCGAGCTTCCGGTCGCGTCGTGGCTGGCGTACGGGCGCATGGATCTGGGCGTCGACGAGAGCGTCCTGCGCTTTACGCCCGAAGAAGCACTCGCGGCGGCCGACGAAGCGCAATCGGGCATCGAACCCGACGAAGTGGAGGCGCTGCGCGAGCTGACCGAAGGCTGGCCCGTCGCGATTGCCATCGCCTTGCGAACGCACACGCACGCATCCGACTTACGTTCGGCCGCGGGTGCCTACGAAGCCGCGACGCGCGAGATGATTTACCGGTATCTCGCCGAGCAGGTGTTCGCGGGGCTCTCCGAAGCGCAGCGCAACTTCCTGCTCGCGACGTCGGTGTTCTCGACGTTCGACGTCGGCATCGCGCAAACGCTCGGCGGCAGCGACTTCATCGCCGACCTGCGCCGGGGCGTCGCGTTCCTCAACGAGATCTCGCCGGGACGATATCGCTATCACGATCTGTTCGCCGCATTTCTCGAGACCGAACTGCGCCGCTTGGGCGAAAGTGCGTGGGCGGGCGTGCTCTGCTACGCCGGTCAGCTCATGGAAGAACGCGGAGAGTCCGCGGCTGCCCTCGTCCTCTATACGAAAGCCGGCGACGCCGGATCGATCCTGCACGTGATCGAGCGCGACGGTTTTGCGCTCTTCGAACGCGGTCACGCCGACGCGCTGGCTGCCGCGCTCGACGCGGTCCCCGACGCGATTCGCAACGCGAACGCCGCCGCACTGGGCTTACGCGCGACGCTCGACGCGGCGCGCGGACACTTCGATTCGTGCCGGCGCGGTTTCGTGGCCGCAATCGAGCGCGCGCAAGACGACGCGCTGCGGTTGGCGCTGGTGCATCGTTACGCGATCGAACTGGTGCGGCACGAGCGCGCGTGCATCGAGCTGCTCGAACCGTACGCCACCAACGAACTCGTCGTGCCGGCCATGCGAGCGCCGCTGCTCGGCACCCTTGGCACCGCGCTCGCGCGCGTCGGACGCGTCGAAGAGGCCATCGCGACCATCGCGCAGGCCCTCGAATACGTCGACGGTTCGACCGACGACGATACGCTGGCGCGGCTCTACCAGCAGGCAGCTTACGTGTACCGGCTCGAGTCCACGCACCAGCAAGCGCAGAACTACGCGACGCTCGCCGTCGAGCTCGCGCTGCAGCGCAATCTCAACGAAGTTGCCGTGCGCGCGTACAGCGTGCTCTATCAAATCGCCTACGACGACGGCGACGATCCCATCGAATGCTTGACGATTCTCGACAAGCTGCTCGAGTGCGCGCGCAAGGGGGGCAGCACGCAGGCGCTGCTCTACGGACTGTTGGCGACGTACGCCATCGAAGCCGAGCGCGGAAACGAAGCGATGCTCGAACGGCTCGATCGGGAGCTGCAGGCGATCGTGGGCGGATTGCCGCGCGTTCGTGCCGAGGTCTTGCTGCCCGCGATGGCGCTGCGCGCGGGTTGGGAACGCGACTTTCACCGAGCCTACGAACTCCTCGCGGGCACGACCGAGCTGCAAACCAACCACGAACGCTGCGCGTACCGGGCATCGGAACTTGCGCTTTACGCGCTCGCGGCAGGCATGCGTGCCGAAGGCGAAGCCGCGCTCGGCGAAGCGCTGTCCGCGCTCGCGTTGTGCGAAGCGTCCACGCGGCGCACCTTGCGCGCGCGGGTGATGGTGGCGTGTGCGGAACTGCTGCGCGGTCATACCGCATCGGCGCACCGCTACTTGAGTGAAGTCGAACGTGCGCTGGTTCCGTCGATGCGCTGGCTGCGCGCGTTCGCGCACGTCGCGCGCACGCTCTACCGGGTCGCGCTCGGACAAGCCGACCGGCTCGTGCTCGCGGGCGCACTCGAGCGACTGCGCGCCGAACAGCTTGGGGGAATCGCTCGCTTGCTCGAGGCGATGCCGTTCCCGCAGAGCAGCGAGGGCGGCTACTCGACGCTCACGCCCGCCGAACGCGACATCTTACATCTGCTCGCCACCGGCGCGAGCACCAAAGAGATCGCCGCGAAATCGGGACGCAGTCCACGGACGGTCGACACGCACATTCGTTCGCTCTGCCAGAAGCTGCGCTGCAGCGGCCGGCGCGCCGCCGTCGCGCTTGCTACGGGTTCGGGCTGGGTACAGACGTGA
- a CDS encoding multicopper oxidase domain-containing protein translates to MAEAVPPGGTGLPKAIVDVVARTALAIVIAVAFACALPAVARADADEVASPNSTNLGLQPIGGPIPVATPAPGESKSFLRPEGAYQAIPQTHGRTKVFHIVERSAPWTLKPGMTVMANTYNGVVPGPAIVVNQGDTVVIDYTNDGETPDSIHLHGIHDIPDTMDGVGGISQPLVRHGQSFTYRFVADQSGTFIYHTHDNEAMLDSGLYGAIIVEPSHPRPVEQHLAHDYLEVISSWQIRSGAENEFTLDGKEYPSAPALEVKSGERIRIRWISISGEEFHTMHTHGHYQQIIARDAAPVEYTDVQDTVLIGPGQRVDVVVDANAKPGTWLLHCHVMDHIEDPNGMPDGLITAIHYAGTPNTLASMYNAMTPSMRPVKHALSFGMTVLLGAIAGFTIFLGLPIARARSLKPDVIALLNALAIGILLYLVVEIAQNAIVPIAQAVAQWHAGSIAFPYALVAVFVIGLLVGLVGLGSAATYFSKSAAEHAQNPVVLAALIAVGIGAHNFGEGLAIGASAASGATAIALALIVGFGLHNATEGFGIAAPLVGRVVPSWAQIGLAGLIAGGPTFAGTIVGYQFYSPVLSVLFLAIAVGALIFVIGELWSVLRRMGLTAMATATMTLGFLIAFATELYLDVTGG, encoded by the coding sequence ATGGCTGAGGCGGTCCCGCCCGGCGGCACGGGGTTGCCGAAAGCGATCGTCGACGTAGTCGCGCGAACCGCGCTCGCGATCGTCATCGCCGTCGCGTTCGCGTGCGCGCTGCCCGCGGTCGCGCGGGCCGATGCCGACGAAGTCGCGTCGCCGAACTCGACCAATCTGGGATTGCAGCCGATCGGCGGGCCGATTCCCGTTGCGACGCCGGCACCGGGCGAGTCGAAAAGCTTCCTGCGTCCGGAGGGCGCGTATCAAGCGATTCCGCAGACGCACGGCCGCACGAAAGTCTTTCACATCGTCGAGCGCAGCGCACCCTGGACGCTCAAACCCGGCATGACCGTCATGGCCAACACGTACAACGGCGTCGTTCCCGGTCCCGCGATCGTCGTGAATCAAGGGGACACGGTCGTTATCGACTACACCAACGACGGCGAAACGCCCGACTCGATCCACCTTCACGGCATTCACGACATCCCCGATACCATGGACGGCGTGGGCGGCATTTCGCAACCGCTGGTCCGCCACGGCCAAAGCTTCACCTATCGCTTCGTCGCCGATCAATCCGGGACGTTCATCTATCACACGCACGACAACGAAGCGATGCTCGATTCGGGGCTCTACGGGGCGATCATCGTCGAGCCGTCGCATCCGCGTCCGGTCGAGCAGCATCTCGCGCACGACTACCTCGAAGTCATTTCGTCGTGGCAGATCCGCAGCGGCGCCGAAAACGAGTTCACCCTCGACGGCAAGGAGTATCCGTCCGCGCCGGCGCTGGAGGTCAAGTCCGGTGAGCGCATCCGGATCCGCTGGATCAGCATCTCCGGCGAAGAGTTCCACACGATGCACACGCACGGTCACTACCAGCAGATCATCGCACGCGACGCCGCGCCGGTAGAGTATACCGACGTTCAAGACACGGTGCTGATCGGACCGGGACAGCGCGTCGACGTCGTCGTCGATGCCAACGCCAAGCCCGGCACGTGGCTGCTGCACTGCCACGTAATGGATCACATCGAAGATCCCAACGGAATGCCCGACGGCCTCATAACCGCGATTCACTACGCTGGAACGCCGAACACGCTGGCATCGATGTATAACGCGATGACGCCGTCGATGCGGCCGGTGAAACACGCGCTGAGCTTCGGCATGACCGTGCTGCTCGGAGCGATTGCCGGCTTTACGATCTTTCTCGGGTTACCGATCGCCCGCGCGCGCAGTTTGAAGCCCGACGTCATCGCCCTGCTCAACGCGCTCGCGATCGGCATTCTGCTGTACCTCGTCGTCGAGATCGCGCAGAACGCCATCGTGCCGATCGCCCAAGCGGTCGCGCAGTGGCACGCCGGATCGATCGCATTTCCATACGCGCTCGTTGCGGTCTTCGTCATCGGCTTGCTGGTCGGTTTGGTCGGCCTGGGCAGCGCGGCAACGTATTTCTCCAAGAGCGCCGCCGAGCACGCACAGAATCCAGTCGTGCTCGCGGCACTTATTGCCGTCGGTATCGGCGCGCATAACTTCGGTGAGGGCTTGGCCATCGGCGCATCGGCCGCGTCGGGAGCGACGGCGATCGCGCTCGCGCTCATCGTCGGCTTCGGCTTACACAATGCCACCGAAGGGTTCGGCATCGCGGCGCCGCTGGTCGGCCGCGTCGTACCGTCGTGGGCGCAGATCGGCTTGGCCGGCCTCATCGCCGGCGGTCCGACGTTCGCCGGCACAATCGTCGGTTATCAGTTCTACTCGCCGGTGCTGTCGGTGCTGTTCTTGGCGATCGCGGTCGGCGCGCTGATTTTCGTGATCGGCGAGTTGTGGAGCGTCTTGCGTCGAATGGGTCTTACCGCGATGGCTACGGCCACGATGACCCTCGGCTTCTTGATCGCGTTTGCAACGGAGCTCTATCTCGACGTCACCGGCGGCTAA
- a CDS encoding FAD-dependent oxidoreductase yields the protein MQTSRNAKPSTPATDCISAQACIVGGGPAGMMLALLLARAGIDVVLIEKHGDFLRDFRGDTIHPSTLAVIQELGLLDEFLRLPHQRVTSLSGNLGDTTVRVADFSRLPGRCKFLAFMPQWDFLDFLAARARQYPNFHLHLQTRAHALRFDGDRVAGVWAETPDGELEIRAAVTVAADGRDSVLRASAGLVPMTVGAPMDVLWLRLTKRASDPHETFGYVRGGRIIALIDRGEYWQCAYVIAKGTFEELRGQGIEGLQSSIAATVPFLADRTGELQSWDDVKLLTVRVDRLRRWYRAGFLCIGDAAHAMSPIGGVGINLAIQDAVAAGNRLAPKLLRGALTTADLAAVQRRREFAARATQALQVFIGRNVIGRVLEAGHSPLLARVPRVARALPFLPRVLGRVVAFGLRPERVRT from the coding sequence TTGCAAACGTCGAGAAACGCGAAGCCGAGTACGCCCGCTACCGATTGCATTAGCGCGCAGGCATGCATAGTCGGCGGCGGCCCCGCCGGTATGATGCTTGCCTTGCTGCTCGCGCGGGCCGGGATCGACGTCGTCCTGATCGAGAAGCACGGCGACTTTCTGCGCGACTTTCGCGGCGACACAATCCACCCGTCGACATTGGCGGTGATCCAAGAGCTTGGTTTGCTCGACGAGTTCTTGCGGCTGCCGCATCAGCGGGTCACGAGCCTGTCGGGCAACTTGGGCGACACCACCGTCCGGGTGGCGGACTTTTCACGTCTCCCCGGGCGCTGCAAGTTCTTGGCGTTCATGCCGCAATGGGATTTTCTCGACTTTCTTGCCGCCAGAGCCCGCCAGTATCCGAACTTCCATTTACATTTGCAGACGCGCGCGCACGCGTTGCGCTTCGACGGCGATCGCGTCGCGGGCGTTTGGGCGGAAACGCCTGACGGTGAGCTGGAGATTCGCGCCGCAGTTACCGTGGCTGCCGATGGTCGCGACTCCGTTTTGCGGGCGTCAGCAGGCCTCGTACCGATGACGGTCGGAGCGCCGATGGACGTTCTGTGGCTGCGCTTGACCAAACGCGCGAGCGATCCGCACGAGACGTTCGGCTACGTTCGCGGCGGCCGGATCATCGCCTTAATCGATCGCGGCGAGTATTGGCAGTGCGCCTATGTCATCGCGAAGGGAACGTTCGAGGAGTTGCGGGGCCAAGGTATCGAGGGGTTGCAATCGAGCATCGCCGCCACCGTGCCGTTTTTGGCCGACCGGACCGGCGAACTGCAGTCGTGGGACGACGTCAAGCTGCTCACGGTTCGCGTCGATCGCTTGCGCCGGTGGTACCGCGCGGGGTTTCTCTGCATCGGCGATGCCGCGCACGCCATGTCGCCCATCGGCGGCGTGGGCATCAACTTGGCGATCCAGGACGCGGTCGCAGCGGGGAACCGGCTCGCACCCAAACTCTTACGCGGCGCGCTCACGACCGCGGATCTCGCAGCGGTACAGCGTCGCCGGGAGTTTGCTGCCAGAGCAACCCAAGCGCTGCAGGTATTCATTGGCCGCAACGTGATCGGTCGCGTGCTCGAAGCGGGTCATTCGCCGCTGCTCGCGCGCGTGCCGCGCGTAGCGCGCGCCCTGCCGTTTCTTCCGCGCGTTCTGGGCCGAGTCGTCGCTTTCGGACTGCGCCCCGAACGCGTCAGAACGTGA